In a single window of the Lebetimonas sp. JH292 genome:
- a CDS encoding alkylphosphonate utilization protein: MNEKEIFNRANNKCELCESDNNLSIYVVFESDNNDGYVVLCETCRNQIESENYDESHFNCLNTAMWSEVPAVKILSYKILSALGRSDLTDMIYLTDEEMAIANKKEEKILDANGNELKNGDNVTVIKDLDVKGAGKTIKRGTVIKNIRMCDVPDHVSCRVDGIGQVYLKAEFLSPSN, encoded by the coding sequence ATGAATGAAAAAGAAATCTTTAATAGAGCTAACAATAAATGTGAATTATGTGAAAGTGATAATAACCTTTCTATATACGTAGTTTTTGAAAGTGATAATAATGACGGATATGTTGTACTTTGCGAAACCTGTAGAAATCAAATAGAATCAGAAAATTATGATGAAAGTCACTTCAATTGTTTAAATACAGCTATGTGGAGTGAAGTTCCTGCTGTAAAAATATTGAGCTACAAAATTTTAAGTGCACTTGGCAGAAGCGATTTAACAGATATGATTTATTTAACAGATGAAGAAATGGCAATTGCAAACAAAAAAGAAGAAAAAATTTTAGATGCAAACGGAAATGAATTAAAAAATGGAGATAATGTAACAGTTATAAAAGATTTGGATGTAAAAGGCGCTGGAAAAACCATAAAAAGAGGAACAGTAATTAAAAATATAAGAATGTGCGATGTTCCAGATCATGTATCATGCAGAGTTGACGGAATCGGTCAGGTATATTTAAAAGCGGAGTTTTTAAGCCCATCAAATTAA